A single genomic interval of Paenibacillus macerans harbors:
- the def gene encoding peptide deformylase: MSKFNSDYIIMMDDIVREGAPILRVVTEPVSVPPTEEDREEMAAMLRFLKNSQDPETAKKYNLRAGVGLSANQIGLNKRMFAALLTDDQGHPREIAMYNPKIISHSTAMIYLPESEGCLSVDRPVQGFVPRYEKVQVKAYDEQGNEVKLRFKGYDAIVMQHEIDHLNGIMFYDHINKEHPFKLPSGVQISSLY, translated from the coding sequence ATGAGTAAATTCAACAGCGATTACATCATAATGATGGATGACATCGTTCGCGAAGGGGCGCCCATTTTGCGCGTTGTGACCGAGCCGGTCAGCGTTCCTCCCACCGAGGAGGACCGCGAGGAAATGGCGGCGATGCTGCGCTTCCTCAAAAACAGCCAGGATCCCGAGACGGCCAAAAAATACAACCTGCGCGCGGGCGTGGGCCTGTCGGCCAATCAAATCGGTCTGAACAAGCGGATGTTTGCCGCCCTGCTGACCGACGACCAGGGACATCCCCGCGAAATCGCCATGTACAATCCGAAAATCATCAGCCATTCGACCGCGATGATTTATCTGCCGGAAAGCGAAGGCTGCCTGTCGGTGGACCGCCCGGTGCAGGGCTTTGTGCCGCGCTACGAGAAGGTGCAGGTCAAGGCGTACGACGAGCAGGGAAATGAGGTCAAACTGCGGTTCAAAGGCTACGACGCGATCGTGATGCAGCATGAAATCGACCATCTGAACGGCATCATGTTTTACGATCATATCAACAAAGAGCACCCGTTCAAGCTGCCGAGCGGCGTGCAGATCTCCAGCTTATACTAA
- a CDS encoding TetR/AcrR family transcriptional regulator, with protein sequence MSPRIGLDSTAVLMAAVEVANAEGAAAVSISSVARKLGIRPPSLYNHVSGLDEIRAMLAKYALERLYEHIVAEVGGLSGEHAVRRFADAYLDFAHEHPGLYEAVQMAPSQEGRELQEASGRIVALTLRYLGGFPLTEEQALHTVRGLRSLIHGFASLDRQGSFGLPLEVRDSLHFNLDLLLGGLERLGGERN encoded by the coding sequence ATGTCGCCAAGAATCGGCCTTGACAGTACCGCCGTTTTGATGGCGGCGGTAGAGGTGGCCAACGCCGAGGGAGCCGCTGCCGTCAGCATCTCATCGGTCGCCCGGAAGCTGGGGATCCGGCCGCCTTCTTTATACAATCACGTCAGCGGGCTGGACGAGATTCGCGCCATGCTGGCCAAATATGCGCTGGAGCGGCTGTACGAACACATCGTGGCCGAGGTTGGCGGCCTGAGCGGCGAACATGCTGTCCGCCGCTTTGCCGACGCCTACCTCGATTTCGCGCACGAGCATCCCGGGCTGTACGAAGCCGTGCAAATGGCCCCGAGCCAGGAGGGACGCGAGCTGCAGGAAGCCTCCGGCCGCATCGTCGCGCTGACGCTGCGTTATCTCGGCGGCTTTCCGCTGACCGAGGAGCAGGCGCTCCACACCGTGCGCGGCCTCCGCAGCCTCATTCACGGCTTCGCTTCGCTAGATCGGCAGGGAAGCTTTGGACTTCCGCTGGAGGTGCGGGACAGCCTGCATTTCAATCTCGATTTGCTGCTTGGGGGGCTGGAGCGTTTGGGGGGCGAAAGAAACTGA
- a CDS encoding helix-turn-helix transcriptional regulator: MNNKIKQFRKRLGLTQQQLAAACGVARQTINSVENDRYDPTLELAFKLAQILQTKVDDLFIYE; the protein is encoded by the coding sequence TTGAACAATAAAATCAAGCAGTTCCGCAAGCGGCTGGGGTTAACCCAACAGCAGCTGGCCGCCGCCTGCGGCGTCGCCAGGCAGACGATCAACAGCGTGGAAAACGACCGGTACGATCCGACGCTGGAGCTTGCGTTCAAGCTTGCGCAAATTTTACAGACGAAGGTGGATGATTTGTTTATTTATGAGTAA
- a CDS encoding membrane protein — protein MEHSIDKELKRLEQELREPLRQAMQNAPAPSETAALIAALQPEFAELQAQNAAKTLDFNPHVEAPSLRRLLLSQFRLNRKALVLAGAAVFLMLILLVDPNRPFSNYLLGDRMPSLFPMITPLMLIASMLYSYRSWDPGMRAVESITPYPPALVVYSRMLMVIALVIGWALISSVVVGIRVEAAGEAGMPFVPFLLQWLGISLLTGGTAMYALFRYGMKLALFFAFAVYVLWFMLEIQAQAGGWAAGTRTALDALLLLIGALLLFRSYYRSRSLKIGGVRTENTHDYR, from the coding sequence ATGGAACACTCCATTGATAAAGAACTGAAACGCTTGGAGCAGGAGCTGCGCGAACCGCTGCGGCAGGCTATGCAGAATGCTCCGGCACCGTCGGAAACGGCGGCGCTGATCGCGGCCCTGCAGCCGGAATTTGCCGAGCTTCAGGCGCAAAACGCCGCAAAAACGCTCGACTTCAACCCGCACGTCGAAGCGCCTTCGCTGCGCAGATTGCTGCTTAGCCAATTCCGTCTCAACCGCAAAGCGCTCGTTTTGGCCGGCGCGGCCGTATTTTTGATGCTGATTTTGCTGGTTGATCCAAACCGCCCGTTCTCCAATTATTTACTGGGCGATCGTATGCCAAGTTTATTCCCGATGATTACGCCCTTGATGCTAATCGCTTCTATGCTGTACAGCTACCGCTCCTGGGACCCGGGCATGCGTGCGGTCGAGAGCATTACGCCTTATCCTCCCGCTCTAGTCGTCTACAGCCGGATGCTTATGGTGATCGCTCTTGTGATCGGCTGGGCGCTGATCAGTTCCGTCGTTGTGGGCATTCGCGTGGAGGCGGCGGGCGAGGCAGGGATGCCCTTTGTGCCGTTTTTGCTGCAATGGCTGGGCATTTCGCTGCTGACCGGCGGGACAGCGATGTACGCATTGTTCCGTTACGGCATGAAACTGGCGCTGTTTTTCGCTTTTGCGGTTTACGTGCTTTGGTTTATGCTGGAAATCCAGGCCCAGGCGGGAGGATGGGCCGCCGGTACGCGGACGGCGCTCGACGCGCTGCTGCTGCTCATCGGGGCGCTGCTGCTGTTCCGCTCGTATTACCGCAGCCGAAGTCTGAAAATAGGTGGAGTGAGGACGGAGAATACGCATGATTACCGTTGA
- a CDS encoding homocysteine synthase — translation MSEERQYAPETLAIHAGQEIDPTTYSRAVPLYQTTSYGFRDTEHAANLFGLKEFGNIYTRIMNPTTDVFEKRLAALEGGVGALATASGQAAITFSILNIAGAGDEIVSSSTLYGGTYNLFSTTLPKLGIKVKFVDSANPDNFRAAITDKTKALYAETLGNPKGDVLDIEAVAAIAHEHGIPLIVDNTFPSPYLLRPIDFGADIVVHSATKFIGGHGTSIGGIIVDSGKFDWSASGKFPGLTEPDPSYHGVVYTDAVGPLAYIIKARVQLQRDLGAPLSPFNAWLLLQGLETLHLRIERHSQNALKVAQYLEAHDKVEWVSYAGLPSHESYKLAQKYLPKGQGAILTFGIKGGVEAGRKLIENVKLFSHLANVGDSKSLIIHPTSTTHQQLTEEEQLAAGVNPELVRLSVGTESIDDILYDLEQAIAASQA, via the coding sequence ATGTCTGAAGAGCGTCAATACGCCCCCGAAACCCTGGCGATCCATGCCGGGCAGGAAATCGATCCGACTACGTATTCCCGGGCGGTCCCGTTGTACCAAACGACTTCCTACGGCTTCCGCGACACCGAGCACGCCGCCAATTTGTTCGGCCTGAAGGAATTCGGCAACATCTACACCCGCATTATGAACCCGACGACCGATGTGTTCGAGAAACGGCTGGCGGCGCTCGAGGGAGGCGTCGGCGCACTGGCAACGGCATCCGGCCAGGCGGCGATCACGTTCTCCATTTTGAATATCGCCGGGGCCGGGGATGAGATCGTGTCATCGTCCACGCTGTACGGCGGCACCTACAATTTGTTTTCAACGACGCTGCCGAAGCTTGGCATCAAGGTCAAATTCGTCGATTCCGCAAATCCCGACAACTTCCGCGCGGCCATCACGGACAAGACGAAAGCGCTTTATGCCGAAACGCTCGGCAACCCGAAGGGCGACGTGCTCGATATCGAGGCGGTGGCCGCGATCGCCCATGAGCACGGAATTCCGCTGATCGTCGACAATACGTTCCCGAGCCCGTACCTGCTGCGCCCGATCGATTTCGGCGCGGACATCGTCGTGCATTCGGCCACGAAGTTCATCGGCGGGCACGGCACGTCCATCGGCGGGATCATCGTCGACAGCGGCAAATTCGACTGGTCGGCGAGCGGGAAGTTCCCCGGCCTGACGGAGCCGGATCCGAGCTACCATGGCGTTGTCTATACGGACGCCGTCGGACCGCTGGCGTACATCATCAAGGCGCGCGTCCAATTGCAGCGCGACCTCGGCGCTCCGCTGTCGCCGTTTAACGCCTGGCTGCTGCTGCAGGGGCTGGAGACGCTGCATCTGCGCATCGAACGCCACAGCCAAAACGCGCTGAAGGTGGCGCAGTACTTGGAAGCCCACGACAAAGTGGAGTGGGTCAGCTACGCCGGGCTGCCGAGCCACGAATCCTACAAGCTGGCGCAAAAATATTTGCCGAAAGGGCAGGGCGCGATCCTTACCTTCGGCATTAAGGGCGGCGTAGAAGCCGGGCGCAAGCTGATCGAAAACGTGAAGCTGTTCTCGCACCTGGCCAATGTCGGGGATTCGAAGTCGCTCATTATCCATCCGACGAGCACGACGCACCAGCAGCTGACGGAAGAGGAGCAATTGGCGGCCGGCGTCAATCCGGAACTGGTCCGCCTGTCCGTCGGCACCGAGTCGATCGACGACATCCTGTACGACCTGGAGCAGGCGATCGCCGCCAGCCAGGCATAA
- a CDS encoding LysE family transporter has product MNSFISYVLLGLSLSAPIGPVNAAQLDKGIRGGFFHAWFVGIGALAADILYMLLVYFGVVHFLNTPFMKTFLWLFGFFILTYTGIDSLKQAGNIHLNEMRGGEPLMKSLLFGFMMSVSNPLSILFWLGIYGSVLAQAASAAGTQELIVNSCAIISGLIVWDLAMAGFASVFRRFLTDRILVVISILSGLSLIGFGIYFGYEAALLLVLNR; this is encoded by the coding sequence ATGAACAGTTTCATCAGCTACGTGCTGCTGGGGTTATCCCTGTCCGCGCCGATCGGCCCGGTCAATGCGGCCCAACTCGACAAAGGGATACGCGGCGGTTTTTTCCATGCCTGGTTTGTAGGGATCGGGGCGCTTGCCGCCGATATTTTATACATGCTGCTCGTATACTTCGGCGTTGTTCATTTTTTGAACACCCCGTTTATGAAAACGTTCCTGTGGCTGTTCGGCTTTTTCATCCTCACTTATACCGGCATCGACAGCTTAAAACAGGCGGGAAACATCCATTTGAACGAAATGCGGGGCGGCGAACCGCTGATGAAATCGTTGCTGTTCGGATTCATGATGTCCGTCAGCAATCCGCTGTCCATTTTGTTCTGGCTCGGCATTTACGGCTCGGTGCTGGCCCAGGCGGCATCCGCCGCCGGAACGCAGGAACTGATCGTCAACAGCTGCGCGATCATTTCCGGACTGATCGTTTGGGATTTGGCGATGGCCGGGTTCGCCAGCGTATTCCGCAGATTTCTGACCGACCGGATTCTCGTCGTCATCTCCATATTGTCCGGCCTGTCCCTGATTGGCTTCGGGATATACTTCGGTTACGAAGCCGCGCTCCTGCTGGTATTAAATCGATAA
- the deoC gene encoding deoxyribose-phosphate aldolase, producing the protein MIDHTLLKAEAGQAAILKLAEEAKQYGFASVCVNPVWVETAAEALQGSPVKVCTVIGFPLGASAPEVKAFEAAHAIRQGAGEVDMVINIGALKDGNDELVARDIAGVVEAAKGKALVKVIIETCLLTDEEIVRACRLSVSAGADFVKTSTGFSTGGATVEAVALMRQTVGPDVGVKASGGVRTLADAEAMIRAGATRLGTSAGVAIAQGQSGASDY; encoded by the coding sequence ATGATCGACCACACCCTGCTGAAGGCGGAAGCGGGACAAGCGGCCATTCTCAAACTGGCCGAGGAGGCGAAGCAATACGGATTCGCTTCGGTTTGCGTCAATCCGGTATGGGTGGAAACGGCCGCGGAGGCGCTACAAGGCTCGCCGGTAAAGGTATGCACGGTCATCGGCTTTCCGCTCGGCGCGTCGGCGCCTGAAGTTAAGGCGTTCGAAGCGGCCCATGCGATCCGGCAGGGGGCCGGCGAGGTCGATATGGTCATCAATATCGGCGCTTTAAAAGACGGGAACGACGAGCTGGTCGCCCGCGATATCGCCGGCGTCGTGGAGGCCGCGAAAGGCAAGGCGCTGGTGAAAGTCATTATCGAAACGTGCCTGCTGACGGATGAGGAAATCGTGCGCGCCTGCCGGCTTTCCGTTTCGGCCGGGGCCGACTTCGTCAAGACGTCCACCGGATTTTCGACGGGCGGAGCCACGGTGGAGGCGGTGGCGCTCATGCGCCAAACGGTCGGACCGGACGTGGGCGTGAAAGCTTCCGGCGGCGTCCGCACGCTGGCTGACGCGGAGGCGATGATTCGGGCCGGTGCCACGCGCCTCGGAACGAGCGCGGGCGTGGCGATCGCCCAGGGTCAAAGCGGCGCAAGCGACTATTAA
- a CDS encoding ABC transporter ATP-binding protein has translation MIQIDHLSKKYMRGGWALDDVTLTLQEGMVGLLGPNGAGKSSLLRILAALTAPTSGGAALFGVPLTRAEEIRRMIGYLPQQFQAYPGLTGAEFLDFAGVMKGIKDKKRRKAEIAALLEQVNLQNQAGKRVRTYSGGMRRRLGIAQALLGSPRVLIADEPTAGLDPEERVRFRNLLARFSVGRIVLLSTHIVADIESNCRQIAVLNKGRVRLSGELDDLQERGRGKVWEARLSERDFARLDPLSVVWARPAADGLRCRIVGEAPPAADDVTPVQPTLEDGYLALLRTGLPEGAAGR, from the coding sequence ATGATTCAGATTGATCATTTATCCAAAAAATATATGCGAGGCGGCTGGGCGCTTGACGACGTCACGCTGACGCTGCAGGAAGGCATGGTCGGCCTGCTCGGGCCGAACGGAGCCGGGAAATCGTCGCTGCTGCGGATATTGGCCGCGCTGACGGCCCCCACTTCCGGCGGAGCGGCCTTGTTTGGCGTTCCGCTGACCCGGGCGGAGGAGATTCGCCGCATGATCGGATATTTGCCGCAGCAGTTTCAGGCTTATCCCGGGCTGACCGGGGCGGAATTTCTCGATTTTGCCGGAGTCATGAAAGGGATCAAGGACAAAAAACGGAGGAAGGCGGAAATCGCTGCTTTGCTGGAACAGGTGAACCTGCAGAATCAAGCCGGAAAAAGAGTGCGGACCTACTCCGGCGGCATGAGGCGCCGCCTCGGCATCGCCCAGGCGCTGCTCGGTTCGCCGCGGGTGCTGATCGCCGACGAACCGACGGCCGGGCTCGACCCGGAAGAGCGCGTCCGCTTCCGCAATCTGCTGGCCCGGTTCAGCGTCGGAAGGATCGTGCTGCTGTCGACCCACATCGTCGCCGACATTGAAAGCAACTGCCGGCAAATCGCCGTCCTGAACAAAGGCCGGGTGCGCTTGTCCGGCGAGCTCGACGACCTGCAGGAGCGCGGGCGCGGCAAAGTATGGGAGGCACGCTTGTCCGAACGGGACTTCGCCCGGCTTGATCCGCTGTCCGTCGTTTGGGCCCGGCCGGCGGCGGACGGGCTGCGGTGCCGCATCGTCGGCGAGGCGCCTCCGGCTGCCGATGACGTAACGCCGGTTCAGCCGACGCTGGAAGACGGTTATTTGGCGCTGCTAAGGACGGGTCTCCCGGAAGGAGCGGCGGGACGATGA
- a CDS encoding ABC transporter permease/M1 family aminopeptidase: protein MSRWRRLLMFELRMIFRNPWFLAMPALFVLLLVWFVGRVAVREADFYQEAYTYMALFHTMTLGLVMLLGVLTVRRDIRRPSYEWSAALPVPYAAKISAKYAAGLLYFSLFTLLAGAVYAWASAQVGAASGVTLEFTGYFAASYEVSYIVTLALAMLLAICIPNRACYLIAFCAWMFGTFFMDIFLLDRNHWYVLRAFHLSQLAMNGDLGIDTWGMRLIADEQAASRRFVLAFALLLLTSGTVILDRLRPAGRRAYSWIAAGVALLLAAGAFIPYGSIWRERYAEYEAKQLDPSIPTVNEFLIAQASSASRSAGFFAITGYDIDLKRTPDDRLHFNVRLQIPAKRLHGSPELTFTLNRTFRVEDVRVAGAAAAFVQQGERLTVKPAEPATGELLRVEMKYSGAVMDYMPRNQAQEAYNAFVRGKNVDLPWYMAWYPLPGDRPVYLKKGEASTLRLAEEFRLMKESGEHGFSPIHVRLNVSGFETPLFSNLTESVRRRDGQTFESDVLTGVRLVGGEFVELEHPGLPVRLVTTPYAVRRVEKMFAECNEMYRYFTSWLPDFRSKLEQVLVLPMYIPNNLTNLEERTLLMNWLSRDREEDSGTDAETLMYRMLLGTDDGKFEITDSYTDVRPQIRALIWYVYCREQTDYTEEDMEKGPQSKILSDLFQNNVGLRMVREVETALDEDKSKQVKEMLNYFYSRGLEIPDTQFNADKGSITYREWLREWKKAMRMKGEG from the coding sequence ATGAGCAGATGGCGGCGATTGTTGATGTTTGAACTGCGAATGATTTTTCGCAATCCGTGGTTTTTGGCCATGCCGGCGCTGTTCGTTTTGCTGCTGGTCTGGTTCGTCGGGCGGGTCGCGGTGCGGGAGGCTGATTTTTACCAGGAAGCCTATACGTATATGGCGCTTTTTCACACGATGACGTTAGGCCTCGTCATGCTGCTCGGCGTGCTCACGGTCCGCCGGGATATCCGGCGCCCTTCCTATGAATGGAGTGCGGCATTGCCGGTGCCGTATGCGGCCAAAATTTCCGCGAAGTATGCCGCCGGCTTGCTCTATTTTTCGCTATTTACTTTACTGGCTGGGGCGGTTTACGCCTGGGCGTCCGCGCAAGTCGGCGCTGCTTCCGGGGTGACGCTGGAATTTACGGGCTATTTCGCCGCCAGCTACGAAGTGTCTTATATCGTCACACTGGCGCTGGCGATGCTGCTGGCGATTTGCATTCCGAATCGGGCCTGTTACCTGATTGCGTTTTGCGCCTGGATGTTCGGCACCTTTTTTATGGATATATTCCTGCTGGACCGGAATCACTGGTACGTGCTGCGCGCCTTTCATCTCAGTCAATTGGCGATGAACGGCGATTTGGGAATCGATACATGGGGCATGCGTTTGATCGCCGATGAGCAGGCCGCCTCCCGCCGCTTTGTGCTGGCTTTCGCGCTGCTGCTGTTAACGTCCGGAACGGTGATCCTCGACCGGCTGCGGCCGGCGGGGCGCCGGGCGTATTCCTGGATTGCGGCCGGTGTTGCGCTGCTGCTGGCGGCGGGCGCGTTCATTCCCTACGGATCGATCTGGCGGGAACGGTATGCCGAGTACGAGGCGAAGCAGCTCGACCCGAGCATCCCCACGGTTAACGAATTTCTGATCGCCCAAGCTTCCTCCGCTTCCCGGAGCGCCGGGTTTTTTGCAATTACCGGTTATGACATTGACCTAAAAAGAACTCCGGACGACCGTCTTCATTTCAATGTCCGGCTGCAAATCCCCGCGAAACGGCTGCATGGAAGCCCGGAGCTAACCTTTACCTTAAACCGGACTTTCCGCGTTGAGGACGTCCGGGTGGCCGGGGCTGCCGCAGCGTTTGTGCAGCAAGGGGAGCGGTTGACCGTTAAGCCTGCGGAACCCGCAACCGGGGAACTTCTTCGAGTGGAGATGAAATACAGCGGGGCGGTGATGGACTATATGCCCCGGAATCAGGCCCAGGAAGCTTACAACGCTTTTGTCCGGGGAAAAAACGTTGATTTGCCGTGGTACATGGCCTGGTATCCGCTGCCCGGCGACCGTCCGGTGTACCTGAAGAAGGGCGAGGCATCTACGCTGCGGCTGGCGGAAGAATTCAGGCTGATGAAAGAATCCGGGGAACACGGATTTTCGCCGATTCATGTCCGCCTGAACGTTTCCGGTTTTGAAACTCCGCTGTTTTCCAACCTGACGGAATCCGTGCGCCGCCGGGACGGGCAAACGTTTGAAAGCGACGTTTTGACCGGCGTTCGCCTAGTCGGCGGAGAATTTGTCGAGCTGGAGCATCCCGGGCTGCCGGTGCGGCTGGTCACGACTCCTTATGCCGTTCGCAGAGTGGAGAAGATGTTCGCAGAGTGTAACGAGATGTACCGATATTTTACTTCCTGGCTCCCCGATTTTCGGTCCAAGCTGGAACAAGTATTGGTGCTGCCCATGTACATTCCCAATAACCTTACGAACTTGGAAGAACGGACCCTGCTGATGAACTGGTTGAGCAGGGACCGGGAAGAAGATTCCGGAACGGATGCCGAAACTTTGATGTATCGGATGCTCCTGGGAACGGATGACGGCAAATTCGAAATTACGGATTCGTACACGGATGTGCGTCCGCAGATTCGCGCCTTGATATGGTATGTGTATTGCCGTGAACAGACGGATTATACGGAAGAGGATATGGAGAAAGGACCCCAGAGCAAAATCCTGTCCGATCTTTTTCAGAATAACGTGGGACTGCGGATGGTACGGGAGGTGGAAACCGCCCTGGATGAAGACAAATCCAAACAGGTCAAGGAAATGCTGAACTATTTCTACAGCCGGGGGTTGGAAATCCCGGACACGCAATTCAACGCGGACAAGGGCAGTATTACTTATAGGGAATGGCTGCGGGAATGGAAGAAGGCGATGCGGATGAAGGGGGAGGGATGA
- a CDS encoding ATP-binding cassette domain-containing protein produces the protein MITVENIDEPLDGFSLHIDALRLYPGLTLLVGANGAGKTTLLELLATVRMPRRGRILYWQRSVLDDLPLVRSQIGYVPAEIELYEEMTPYKLLAYLSELKGLTGPDRAKELLGDFNLEFCRNTKIKRLSLGVQRRIALAQSLLGAPNFLFLDEPLNAMDSAERKLAINYLNRYAEGRTVIAAVHEMNEWAAMADYVLWLDRGEVHFYDRKSLWTEDLPCPIWEGVIPRERLGELPPERLIEIREVREGVYVKMAAKSPPFPGLAEGEPLLEDAYFVRKFKGK, from the coding sequence ATGATTACCGTTGAAAATATCGATGAGCCGTTGGACGGCTTCTCCCTGCATATCGATGCCTTGCGGCTGTATCCGGGCCTAACGCTGCTGGTCGGCGCCAACGGGGCGGGCAAAACGACGCTGCTTGAGCTGCTGGCGACCGTCAGGATGCCGCGCAGGGGGAGGATCCTGTACTGGCAGCGCTCCGTGCTTGACGATTTGCCGCTGGTGCGCAGTCAAATCGGTTATGTACCCGCGGAAATCGAATTGTACGAAGAAATGACGCCGTACAAGCTGCTGGCTTATTTGTCCGAACTTAAGGGCTTAACCGGCCCGGATCGGGCGAAGGAACTGCTGGGCGATTTTAATCTGGAATTCTGCCGGAACACCAAGATCAAACGGTTGTCGCTCGGTGTTCAGCGGCGGATTGCCCTTGCCCAATCCCTCTTGGGGGCCCCGAATTTCCTGTTTCTTGATGAGCCGTTAAACGCGATGGATTCCGCGGAGCGCAAGCTGGCGATCAACTATTTGAACCGGTACGCCGAAGGGCGGACCGTCATTGCGGCGGTGCATGAGATGAACGAATGGGCGGCCATGGCCGATTACGTGCTTTGGCTCGATCGGGGGGAAGTTCATTTTTACGACAGGAAATCGCTATGGACGGAAGACTTGCCTTGCCCGATTTGGGAAGGAGTCATTCCCCGTGAACGGTTAGGCGAGCTGCCGCCCGAGCGCCTGATCGAGATTCGGGAGGTCCGGGAGGGGGTATACGTTAAAATGGCGGCGAAATCTCCCCCGTTTCCCGGGCTCGCCGAAGGGGAACCGCTGCTGGAAGATGCCTATTTCGTACGGAAATTCAAGGGGAAGTAA
- a CDS encoding YqkE family protein encodes MGKKKGQRPAQAAASSADKPATLKDLLGGDTIAKLKAQAEELKKEEEARKEQARIQAEEARRAEQKRLDNDFEHLLNTSDMDWHKFKS; translated from the coding sequence ATGGGAAAGAAAAAAGGACAACGGCCCGCTCAGGCCGCGGCGTCCTCCGCGGATAAACCGGCGACGCTGAAAGACCTGCTGGGCGGGGATACGATCGCCAAGCTGAAAGCCCAGGCTGAAGAGCTGAAGAAAGAAGAGGAAGCGCGCAAGGAGCAGGCCCGCATCCAGGCCGAGGAGGCCCGCCGGGCCGAGCAAAAGCGGCTGGACAACGACTTCGAGCACCTGCTGAACACGAGCGATATGGACTGGCACAAGTTTAAATCCTGA
- a CDS encoding MBL fold metallo-hydrolase yields the protein MRIRKYGKLTQLSFLPRLFPVNCYLVEEEDGVTLIDAALPYSAAGILRAVQSTGKPLARIVLTHVHDDHVGALDALKAMHPDVPVHVSARDARLMSGDVTLDAGEPQTPIRGGVPKRLNTRADVLFTDGERIGSLLAVASPGHTPGSYSLLDTRSGALIVGDAFQTRAGIAVSGTVRPLFPFPALATWNKPAALNSARKLAALQPSLLAAGHGDVLERPGAALERAIRAAERALAGGADRRPREV from the coding sequence ATGAGAATCCGCAAGTATGGAAAGTTAACGCAACTGTCGTTTCTTCCACGGCTTTTTCCGGTAAATTGCTATTTGGTCGAGGAGGAGGATGGCGTTACGCTGATCGACGCCGCTTTGCCCTACAGCGCCGCCGGGATTTTGCGGGCGGTGCAATCGACCGGCAAGCCGCTTGCCCGCATCGTCCTGACGCATGTTCACGACGATCATGTGGGGGCGCTGGACGCGCTGAAGGCGATGCACCCGGATGTTCCGGTGCATGTCTCCGCCCGGGACGCCCGGCTGATGAGCGGCGACGTGACGCTCGACGCAGGCGAACCGCAAACGCCGATCCGCGGCGGCGTCCCCAAGCGGCTGAACACGCGCGCCGACGTCCTGTTCACGGACGGAGAGCGCATCGGCTCGCTGCTCGCCGTAGCCTCGCCGGGGCACACGCCGGGCTCGTATTCGCTGCTGGACACGCGCAGCGGCGCGCTGATCGTGGGCGACGCCTTTCAGACGCGCGCCGGCATCGCGGTCAGCGGCACCGTCCGCCCGCTGTTCCCGTTCCCGGCGCTGGCCACCTGGAATAAGCCGGCGGCGCTTAACAGCGCGCGCAAGCTGGCCGCCCTGCAGCCGTCCTTGCTGGCGGCCGGGCACGGCGATGTGCTCGAGCGGCCGGGCGCCGCGCTGGAGCGGGCCATCCGCGCCGCAGAGCGGGCGCTTGCGGGCGGTGCGGATCGCCGGCCGCGGGAGGTGTAG
- a CDS encoding RNA polymerase sigma factor: MISDQLLVERMAAGDREAFELLVTRYHGPLLSYVTNRLKDRSKAEDIVQETFIRLIRHLKRHGGMEHLRPWLYTVALNLCRDYWRSASYRSEHGGADELPDDVDPSPQAEELIERQETAQQLAESLALLPQVQQEVVRMRFFHELKLQEIAEMLEMPLSSVKSNLYSALRKLKRALCGPKGASSAGSGERMDTFTESEVPIHGTLH; encoded by the coding sequence ATGATTTCGGACCAGCTGCTGGTAGAGCGGATGGCGGCGGGGGACCGGGAAGCGTTCGAGCTGTTGGTCACGAGGTACCACGGACCGCTGCTCAGTTACGTAACCAACCGGCTCAAGGACCGAAGCAAGGCGGAGGACATCGTCCAGGAGACCTTTATCCGGCTGATCCGCCACCTGAAAAGGCACGGCGGGATGGAACATCTCCGCCCCTGGCTGTATACGGTGGCGCTGAATTTGTGCCGGGATTACTGGCGGAGCGCCTCCTACCGTTCAGAGCATGGCGGTGCGGACGAACTGCCGGACGATGTGGACCCTTCGCCGCAGGCGGAGGAATTGATCGAACGGCAAGAGACGGCGCAGCAGCTTGCCGAATCTTTGGCCCTGCTGCCGCAGGTGCAGCAGGAGGTTGTGCGCATGCGCTTTTTCCACGAACTGAAGCTGCAAGAAATTGCCGAAATGCTGGAAATGCCGCTGAGTTCGGTGAAATCGAACCTTTACAGCGCATTGCGGAAGCTGAAACGCGCACTATGCGGGCCAAAGGGCGCTTCCTCCGCCGGGTCCGGCGAGCGAATGGATACATTTACGGAAAGCGAGGTGCCGATTCATGGAACACTCCATTGA